In the genome of Streptomyces fagopyri, the window GCCTGATCCTGCCGTGGCGCCCGCTGGTGCAGACGTCGAAGACGCTCGTGAGCATCGACGTCCTGTCCAAGGGCCGGCTGTCCGTCGCCATCGGCGTCGGCTGGATGAAGGAGCAGTTCGAGGCGCTGGGAGCGCCCTTCAAGGACCGCGGGCGCCGGGTGACCGAGATGGTCAAGGCCATGCGCCAGATGTGGACCGAGGACGAGGTCTCCTGGGACGGCGACTTCTACAACCTGCACGACTTCATGATGTTCCCCAAGCCCGTGCGGGGCACGATCCCGGTCTGGTTCGCCGGCTACAGCGAGGCGTCGCTGCGCCGTATCGCCGCGATCGGTGACGGCTGGCACCCGCTGGCCGTGGGCCCGGAGGACTACGCCGGCTACCTCGCCACGCTGAAGTCGTACGTGGCGGAGGCCGGCCGTGACATGAGCGAGATCACGCTCACCGCGCGCCCGCTGCGCACGGCGCCCTACAACGCCGAGACGATCGAGGCGTACGGCGACCTCGGTGTCACGCACTTCATCTGCGACACCTCGTTCGAGCACGCCACGCTCGACTCCGCGATGGAGGAGCTGCAGGCCCTCGCCGAGGCGGTCCTGCCGACCGCGCACCGCCTCCCCTGAGGCCCGAACGAAAGAGAGCCGATCATGCGTGCACTGACCTCCAGTGTTCCGCTGGTCCTCGGTGACCAGCTCACGGACGCCTCGAACGGAGCCACGTTCGAGACCGTCAACCCCGCCGACGGCAGCGTCATAGCGAAGGTCGCCGAGGCGACCGTGGACGACGTCGCCCGCGCCGTCGAGGCCGCGCGAGCCGGCGCCAAGGCCTGGCAGCGGATGCGCCCCTCGCAGCGCACCCGCCTGATGCTGCGCTACGCGGCGCTCATCGAAGCGAACAAGGAGCAGCTCGCCGAGCTGCAGAGCCGCGACATGGGAAAGCCGATCCGCGAGTCCGCGAAGATCGACCTGCCGGTCATGGTCGAGACCGTCGAGTACTTCGCCGGCCTGGTGACCAAGATCGAGGGACGGACGACCCCCGCCCCCGGCCGCTTCCTGAACTACACGGTGCGCGAGCCGATCGGTGTGGTCGGTGCGATCACCCCGTGGAACTTCCCCGCCGTGCAGTCGATCTGGAAGATCGCGCCGGCGCTGGCCATGGGCAACTCCATCGTCCTGAAGCCGGCGCAGCTCGCGCCGCTCGTGCCGGTGGCGCTGGGTGAGCTGGCCCTGGAGGCCGGCATCCCCCCCGGTGTCGTGAACGTCCTGCCGGGCCGCGGCTCGGTGGCGGGCAACGCACTGGTCCAGCACCCGGGCGTCGGCAAGATCACTTTCACCGGTTCGACCGAGATCGGCCAGGAGATCGGCCGGATGGCGGCGGACCGGCTGATCACCACCTCCCTGGAGCTGGGCGGGAAGTCGGCGCTGGTCGCGTTCGCGGACGCGTCCCCGAAGGCGGTCGCCGACGTGGTCTTCGCGGCCATGTACGGCAACCAGGGTGAGACCTGCACCGCGCCCAGCCGGCTCCTGGTCGAGCGTCCGATCTACGACGAGGTCGTGGAGCTGGTCAAGGCACGGGTCGACGCGGCCCGGGTCGGCGACCCGCTCGACCCCGAGACGGAGATCGGCCCGCTGGTCAACGCGGCGCAGCGCGACTCGGTTCACTCCTATGTGGTGTCGGGTGCCGCGGAGGGCGCTCGTCTGCTGGCGGGCAGCACCGAGGCTCCGGCAGACGGTCCGGGCTTCTTCTACCAGCCGGCGCTGTTCGCGGACGTGGCCCCGGACATGCGGATCGCCCGCGAGGAGATCTTCGGTCCCGTCCTCGGTGTGCTGCCGTTCGAGGGCGAGGAGCAGGCGATCGAGCTGGCGAACGACACGATCTACGGCCTCGCGGCCGGCGTGTTCACCCGGGACGTCGGCCGGGCCCTGCGCTTCGCCGGGACGCTGGACGCCGGGAACGTGTGGATCAACAGCTGGGGCGTGCTCAACCCGGCCTCGCCGTACCGCGGGTTCCGCCACAGCGGCTACGGCAGTGACCTCGGTCGCAGCGCGATCGAGAGCTTCACGAAGGAGAAGAGCGTATGGGTACGTCTGGACTAGCGCCGCAGGGCGCCGACGTCCCGGTCGTCGCCCGACTGCGCGAGCTGCGGGGCCTCGCCCGGTGGTCACCCGCCGCGGACTACTCGATCGTCCAGGACGCGCTCTTCGCGCAGGATCCGGACGCGGTGGCCGTGCTCACGGCCGGACCGCAGGAAGTCGGCGAGATCACGTTCGGCGAGGTCCAGGAGGCCGCGCTGCGGATCGGTGACGTACTGCGGGCGCAGGGCGTCGATCCGGGCGACCGGGTCGCGCTCTACCTCGACCCTTCGCCGGCCGCGGCGGAGGTGGTCTTCGGAGTGCTGGCCGCCGGGGCGGTGCTGCTGCCGATCCCGCGGCTCATGGCCGGCGGCTCGGTCTCGCACCGCCTGAGCGACTCAGGGGCGAAGGTGCTCGTCACCGACGGGCTGGGCCTTGAACGGCTGCGCTCGACGGGCTGCGACATCGAGGGCCGTGCGGTGCTGACGGTCGACGGTTCCGAGGGGAAGGGGATCGCCGGGCGGAAGGTCGACGACCACTCCGACGCACCCTGGCCGGCCGGTCCGACGCACCCCGCCCTGCTGATGTACACCTCGGGCACCAGCGGTCCGCCCAAGGGCATCCTGCACGGCCACCAGGTGCTGCTCGGCCATGCCGGAGTGGACTACGCCTTCGAGTTGTTCCAGCCCGGGGACGTCTACTACGGGACGGCCGACTGGGGGTGGATCGGTGGCCTCATGCTGGGGCTCCTCGTCCCGTGGTCGTTCGGCGTCCCGGTCGTCGCGCAGCGGCAGACGCGTTTCGATGCCGATGCCACGCTGGAGCTGTTCGCGCGGTGCGGCGTCACGACCGCCTTCCTGCCGCCCTCCGTCCTGCGCCTGTTGCAGGCGAACGGCCGGGCGCCGGAGCGCAGGCTGCGTGCCGTCGTCACCGGCGGCGAGGCGGCGGGACGTTCGGAGATGGCGTGGTCCCGGCTGCACCTGTCGCAGGCCGTGAACAAGGCGTACGGCCAGACCGAGGCGAACGGTCTCATCGGTGACTCGGCGGTGCTGGGCTCCGTCGACGACGACACGATGGGCGCCCCCTACCCGGGCCACACCATCGCGCTGCTCGGCGAGGACGGCCGGGAGGTCGCCCACGGTGAGGTCGGCGAGATCGCCCTGCGGCTTCCCGACCCGGTCGCGCTGCTGGGGATCTGGGATGCGAAGACGGAGGGCCCGGTACCTCCGGCCGGCGAATGGCACCGGACCAACGACCTGGCCAGGCGTGCTCATGGACAGCGCCTGGAGTACCTGGGCCGCGCGGACGACGTCATCAAGAGCCGCGGCTACCGGATCGGCCCCTCGGAGATCGAGGACGCCCTGGTGAACCACCCGTTGGTGGCCGAGGCCGTCGCGGTCGGCATCCCGGACGACAAGATCGGTCAGCGGGTGAAGGTCTTCCTGCGGATCACCGGCGGCGAGACCGGCGGCGAGGTCGGGGAGGCGCTCCGCTCGGAGCTGTGCGACCTGGTGGCCGCCACGGTCGGGCCGCACGCCAGACCCCGTGAGTTCGAGGTGGTCTCCTCGCTGCCGAGGACGGAGACCGGGAAGCTCCTGCGGCGCGCCCTCGCTCCGGCCCCGCACTGACCGGCCCGCTCCGG includes:
- a CDS encoding TIGR03619 family F420-dependent LLM class oxidoreductase, with the translated sequence MKVGIRIPGAGPWAGPDAISEVSRYAEKIGFDSLWMTDHVALPTKVETAYPYTADGKFLWAPETPYLDCLTALTWAAAATETVELGTSCLILPWRPLVQTSKTLVSIDVLSKGRLSVAIGVGWMKEQFEALGAPFKDRGRRVTEMVKAMRQMWTEDEVSWDGDFYNLHDFMMFPKPVRGTIPVWFAGYSEASLRRIAAIGDGWHPLAVGPEDYAGYLATLKSYVAEAGRDMSEITLTARPLRTAPYNAETIEAYGDLGVTHFICDTSFEHATLDSAMEELQALAEAVLPTAHRLP
- a CDS encoding aldehyde dehydrogenase family protein: MRALTSSVPLVLGDQLTDASNGATFETVNPADGSVIAKVAEATVDDVARAVEAARAGAKAWQRMRPSQRTRLMLRYAALIEANKEQLAELQSRDMGKPIRESAKIDLPVMVETVEYFAGLVTKIEGRTTPAPGRFLNYTVREPIGVVGAITPWNFPAVQSIWKIAPALAMGNSIVLKPAQLAPLVPVALGELALEAGIPPGVVNVLPGRGSVAGNALVQHPGVGKITFTGSTEIGQEIGRMAADRLITTSLELGGKSALVAFADASPKAVADVVFAAMYGNQGETCTAPSRLLVERPIYDEVVELVKARVDAARVGDPLDPETEIGPLVNAAQRDSVHSYVVSGAAEGARLLAGSTEAPADGPGFFYQPALFADVAPDMRIAREEIFGPVLGVLPFEGEEQAIELANDTIYGLAAGVFTRDVGRALRFAGTLDAGNVWINSWGVLNPASPYRGFRHSGYGSDLGRSAIESFTKEKSVWVRLD
- a CDS encoding AMP-binding protein, which codes for MGTSGLAPQGADVPVVARLRELRGLARWSPAADYSIVQDALFAQDPDAVAVLTAGPQEVGEITFGEVQEAALRIGDVLRAQGVDPGDRVALYLDPSPAAAEVVFGVLAAGAVLLPIPRLMAGGSVSHRLSDSGAKVLVTDGLGLERLRSTGCDIEGRAVLTVDGSEGKGIAGRKVDDHSDAPWPAGPTHPALLMYTSGTSGPPKGILHGHQVLLGHAGVDYAFELFQPGDVYYGTADWGWIGGLMLGLLVPWSFGVPVVAQRQTRFDADATLELFARCGVTTAFLPPSVLRLLQANGRAPERRLRAVVTGGEAAGRSEMAWSRLHLSQAVNKAYGQTEANGLIGDSAVLGSVDDDTMGAPYPGHTIALLGEDGREVAHGEVGEIALRLPDPVALLGIWDAKTEGPVPPAGEWHRTNDLARRAHGQRLEYLGRADDVIKSRGYRIGPSEIEDALVNHPLVAEAVAVGIPDDKIGQRVKVFLRITGGETGGEVGEALRSELCDLVAATVGPHARPREFEVVSSLPRTETGKLLRRALAPAPH